One part of the Nostoc sp. PCC 7120 = FACHB-418 genome encodes these proteins:
- the nifN gene encoding nitrogenase iron-molybdenum cofactor biosynthesis protein NifN, with protein sequence MAIVTLPNKSVAVNPLKQSQALGASLAFLGLKGMIPLFHGSQGCTAFAKVVLVRHFREAIPLATTAMTEVTTILGGEDNIEQAILTLVEKSSPEIIGLCSTGLTETRGDDIERFLKDIRDRHPEISHLPIVFAPTPDFKGALQDGFAAAVESIVQEIPQPGTTRSEQVTILAGSAFTPGDLQEIKEIVTAFGLVPIFVPDIGASLDGHLDEEYSSVTTSGTTVKQLQEVGCSAFTIALGESMRGAARILEDRFNIPYEVFSELTGLEPVDEFIQALAILSSNSVPEKYCRQRRQLQDAMLDTHFYFGAKRISLALEPDLLWSMVKFLQSMGTQIHAAVTTTRSPLLEQLPIKSVTIGDLEDFEQLAVESDLLIGNSNLAAIAKRLSIPHYRLGIPIYDRLGNGHYTKVGYRGSMEVLFGIGNLFIDAEEARVKNFDENFVTGHG encoded by the coding sequence ATGGCGATCGTTACGCTCCCCAATAAATCAGTTGCAGTCAATCCTCTCAAGCAAAGTCAAGCTTTAGGCGCTTCTCTAGCCTTTTTGGGATTGAAGGGGATGATTCCTCTGTTTCACGGTTCCCAAGGTTGTACAGCTTTTGCCAAAGTGGTGTTAGTCCGGCATTTTCGGGAAGCCATACCCCTGGCGACAACGGCGATGACGGAAGTAACTACTATCTTGGGTGGTGAAGATAATATTGAGCAAGCAATTCTCACTTTGGTGGAGAAGTCCAGCCCAGAAATTATTGGTCTGTGTAGCACTGGATTAACAGAAACCAGAGGCGATGATATTGAACGCTTTCTTAAGGATATCCGCGATCGCCATCCGGAAATATCTCACCTGCCAATTGTATTCGCGCCTACACCAGATTTTAAAGGGGCGTTGCAAGATGGATTTGCGGCTGCTGTGGAAAGCATCGTCCAAGAAATTCCCCAACCCGGTACAACCAGAAGCGAACAAGTCACAATTTTGGCTGGTTCCGCTTTCACCCCCGGAGATTTGCAAGAAATCAAAGAGATTGTCACTGCTTTTGGTTTAGTACCTATCTTCGTTCCTGATATTGGTGCGTCCTTGGATGGACACCTAGATGAGGAATATAGTTCGGTGACAACAAGTGGAACAACGGTAAAACAACTGCAAGAAGTTGGTTGTTCCGCCTTCACCATCGCCTTGGGTGAAAGTATGCGGGGTGCGGCGAGGATTCTGGAAGACAGGTTTAATATTCCCTACGAAGTCTTTAGCGAACTCACCGGCTTAGAACCCGTAGACGAATTTATCCAAGCCTTAGCAATTCTCAGCAGCAACTCAGTACCAGAAAAGTATTGCCGTCAACGTCGCCAGTTGCAAGATGCGATGTTAGACACACACTTTTACTTCGGTGCAAAACGCATCTCCTTGGCGTTGGAACCAGACCTGCTGTGGTCAATGGTCAAGTTTCTGCAATCAATGGGGACACAAATTCACGCCGCCGTCACCACCACACGCTCACCCCTGCTAGAACAACTCCCCATCAAGAGCGTAACCATCGGTGATTTAGAAGACTTTGAACAACTGGCAGTAGAATCTGACCTGTTAATTGGTAATTCTAACTTGGCAGCGATCGCTAAACGTCTTTCCATCCCTCACTATCGTCTCGGTATCCCCATTTATGACCGCTTAGGTAATGGTCATTACACCAAAGTCGGCTATCGCGGCTCAATGGAAGTCTTGTTTGGCATCGGTAATCTATTTATAGATGCGGAAGAAGCCAGAGTTAAGAACTTTGATGAGAATTTTGTAACTGGTCATGGGTAA
- the nifE gene encoding nitrogenase iron-molybdenum cofactor biosynthesis protein NifE: protein MKNTQGKINELLNESGCEHNQHKHGEKKNKSCSQQAQPGAAQGGCAFDGAMISLVPIVDAAHLVHGPIACAGNSWGSRGSLSSGPQLYKMGFTTDMSENDVIFGGEKKLYKAILEIHKRYNPSAVFVYATCVTALIGDDIDAVCKTAAEKIGTPVIPVIAPGFIGSKNLGNRFGGESLLDYVVGTAEPEYTTPYDINLIGEYNIAGEMWGVLPLLEKLGIRVLSKITGDARFEEIRYAHRAKLNVMICSRALLNMARKMEENYGIPYIEESFYGIDDMNRCLRNIAAKLGDPDLQARTEKLIAEETAALDLALAPYRARLKGKRVVLYTGGVKSWSIISAAKDLGIEVVATSTRKSTEEDKAKIKRLLGADGIMLEKGNAKELLQLVKDTQADMLIAGGRNQYTALKARIPFLDINQERHHPYAGYVGMIEMARELYEALYSPIWEQIRKPAPWDEDMGILAHEYTSNHDHILASIEELI from the coding sequence ATGAAGAACACCCAAGGCAAAATCAACGAGCTACTGAATGAGTCGGGATGCGAACATAATCAGCACAAGCATGGTGAGAAGAAGAATAAGTCTTGTTCACAACAAGCGCAACCTGGGGCGGCTCAAGGGGGCTGTGCATTTGATGGGGCGATGATTTCCCTTGTCCCCATTGTAGATGCGGCTCATTTGGTGCATGGCCCCATCGCCTGTGCTGGTAATTCTTGGGGTAGTCGGGGTAGTCTCTCTTCCGGCCCCCAGCTTTACAAAATGGGCTTTACTACCGATATGTCAGAAAATGATGTAATTTTCGGTGGTGAGAAGAAACTCTATAAAGCAATTCTAGAAATTCACAAACGTTACAATCCATCGGCGGTATTTGTCTACGCTACTTGTGTGACGGCGTTGATTGGTGATGATATTGATGCTGTTTGCAAAACTGCGGCGGAGAAAATTGGCACTCCTGTAATCCCAGTAATCGCTCCTGGTTTCATCGGTAGTAAGAACTTAGGCAACCGTTTTGGTGGTGAATCTTTATTAGATTATGTTGTCGGTACAGCAGAACCGGAGTACACCACACCCTATGATATAAACTTAATCGGCGAATATAATATCGCCGGGGAAATGTGGGGAGTCCTGCCGTTACTAGAAAAATTGGGTATTCGCGTCCTATCGAAAATCACAGGCGATGCTCGGTTTGAAGAAATCCGCTATGCACACCGCGCCAAGCTGAATGTGATGATCTGTTCACGGGCGTTGCTCAATATGGCGAGAAAGATGGAGGAAAATTACGGCATCCCCTACATTGAAGAGTCTTTCTATGGCATCGATGATATGAATCGGTGTTTGCGGAATATTGCCGCCAAATTGGGCGACCCTGATTTGCAAGCGCGCACAGAAAAGCTGATTGCAGAGGAAACGGCGGCTCTAGATTTGGCACTGGCTCCCTATCGCGCTCGTCTTAAAGGTAAGCGAGTCGTACTCTATACAGGTGGTGTCAAGAGTTGGTCGATTATCTCGGCGGCGAAGGACTTGGGTATTGAAGTAGTGGCTACCAGTACCCGCAAGAGTACAGAAGAAGATAAAGCTAAAATCAAACGGTTGTTGGGTGCCGATGGCATCATGCTGGAAAAAGGCAACGCCAAAGAACTCCTACAACTGGTAAAAGATACGCAAGCTGATATGTTAATTGCTGGTGGTCGTAACCAATACACCGCCCTCAAAGCCCGGATTCCTTTCCTTGATATCAACCAAGAACGCCATCATCCTTATGCTGGTTATGTGGGCATGATTGAGATGGCGCGGGAATTGTACGAAGCTCTCTACAGCCCGATTTGGGAACAAATTCGTAAGCCTGCACCTTGGGATGAAGATATGGGGATATTGGCTCATGAATATACAAGTAATCACGATCATATCTTGGCATCTATAGAGGAGTTAATCTGA
- a CDS encoding Mo-dependent nitrogenase C-terminal domain-containing protein, giving the protein MSSTHTHQHHPNFHPPNYKKPGAFDVLRPLRGWVDNFPVKNARFAHLVCQVIPCCCPFERDINLFGRTIHIPAFCKLNPLYDEFVGLRFRALSYLADECGEDITKYIC; this is encoded by the coding sequence ATGTCATCAACTCACACTCATCAGCATCATCCTAATTTCCATCCACCAAACTATAAGAAACCAGGTGCATTTGATGTACTTCGTCCTTTGCGTGGTTGGGTTGATAATTTTCCGGTTAAAAATGCTCGTTTCGCTCATCTTGTTTGCCAGGTAATTCCTTGCTGTTGTCCTTTTGAGCGAGACATTAATTTATTTGGGCGGACGATCCATATTCCAGCATTCTGTAAACTCAATCCTTTGTATGACGAATTTGTAGGATTGCGTTTTCGCGCTTTATCTTATCTAGCTGATGAATGTGGAGAGGATATCACAAAGTACATTTGCTAG
- the nifK gene encoding nitrogenase molybdenum-iron protein subunit beta: MPQNPERTVDHVDLFKQPEYTELFENKRKNFEGAHPPEEVERVSEWTKSWDYREKNFAREALTVNPAKGCQPVGAMFAALGFEGTLPFVQGSQGCVAYFRTHLSRHYKEPCSAVSSSMTEDAAVFGGLNNMIEGMQVSYQLYKPKMIAVCTTCMAEVIGDDLGAFITNSKNAGSIPQDFPVPFAHTPSFVGSHITGYDNMMKGILSNLTEGKKKATSNGKINFIPGFDTYVGNNRELKRMMGVMGVDYTILSDSSDYFDSPNMGEYEMYPGGTKLEDAADSINAKATVALQAYTTPKTREYIKTQWKQETQVLRPFGVKGTDEFLTAVSELTGKAIPEELEIERGRLVDAITDSYAWIHGKKFAIYGDPDLIISITSFLLEMGAEPVHILCNNGDDTFKKEMEAILAASPFGKEAKVWIQKDLWHFRSLLFTEPVDFFIGNSYGKYLWRDTSIPMVRIGYPLFDRHHLHRYSTLGYQGGLNILNWVVNTLLDEMDRSTNITGKTDISFDLIR, translated from the coding sequence ATGCCTCAGAATCCAGAAAGAACTGTAGACCACGTTGATCTATTCAAACAGCCAGAATACACCGAGCTATTTGAAAACAAGAGAAAGAACTTTGAAGGCGCTCATCCTCCTGAAGAAGTTGAAAGAGTGTCTGAATGGACAAAATCTTGGGACTACCGGGAAAAGAACTTCGCTCGTGAAGCTTTAACCGTTAACCCTGCTAAAGGTTGCCAACCTGTAGGCGCGATGTTCGCTGCTTTGGGTTTTGAAGGTACTCTACCTTTCGTACAAGGTTCTCAAGGTTGCGTTGCTTACTTCCGTACACACCTCAGCCGTCACTACAAAGAGCCTTGCTCCGCAGTATCTTCTTCCATGACAGAAGATGCAGCAGTATTCGGTGGTTTGAACAACATGATCGAAGGTATGCAGGTTTCATACCAACTGTACAAGCCTAAGATGATTGCTGTTTGCACCACCTGTATGGCGGAAGTTATCGGAGATGACTTGGGCGCGTTCATCACCAACTCCAAGAACGCTGGTTCTATTCCTCAAGATTTCCCCGTACCCTTTGCTCACACACCTAGCTTTGTTGGTTCCCACATCACTGGCTACGACAACATGATGAAGGGTATTCTGTCTAACTTGACAGAAGGTAAGAAGAAAGCTACCAGCAACGGCAAAATTAACTTCATTCCTGGTTTTGATACCTATGTAGGTAACAACCGCGAATTGAAGCGGATGATGGGTGTAATGGGTGTTGACTACACCATCCTGTCTGACAGCAGCGACTACTTTGATTCACCTAACATGGGTGAATACGAAATGTACCCAGGTGGTACAAAGCTGGAAGATGCGGCTGATTCTATCAACGCTAAAGCAACTGTTGCTCTCCAAGCTTACACCACACCTAAGACCCGCGAATACATCAAAACCCAGTGGAAGCAAGAAACACAAGTATTGCGCCCCTTCGGTGTTAAGGGTACTGACGAGTTCTTGACTGCTGTTTCTGAATTGACCGGTAAAGCTATTCCTGAAGAATTGGAAATCGAACGCGGTCGTTTAGTTGATGCTATCACTGACTCCTACGCTTGGATTCATGGTAAGAAGTTCGCTATCTACGGCGATCCAGATTTGATCATCTCCATCACCAGCTTCTTGTTAGAAATGGGTGCTGAACCAGTACACATCCTCTGCAACAACGGTGATGACACCTTCAAGAAAGAAATGGAAGCTATCCTCGCTGCTAGCCCATTTGGTAAAGAAGCTAAAGTCTGGATTCAAAAAGACTTGTGGCACTTCCGTTCCTTGTTGTTCACCGAGCCTGTAGACTTCTTCATCGGTAACTCCTACGGTAAGTACCTGTGGCGCGATACCAGCATCCCAATGGTGCGGATTGGTTATCCTCTCTTCGATCGCCACCACTTACACCGCTATTCTACCCTCGGCTACCAAGGTGGTCTAAATATCCTCAACTGGGTTGTTAACACCCTGTTGGATGAAATGGATCGCAGCACCAACATCACTGGTAAGACCGATATCTCCTTTGACTTGATCCGCTAG